ATCTGTTGCTCAAAGCAACGCAAACCCTGCCATTAGGAACCGCTTATGCGGTCTGGACAGGTATTGGTGCCGTAGGTACTGTACTTGTAGGCATATTGGTATTTAAAGAGCCGGCTACGTTTCTAAGGATACTGTTTATCACTACGTTAATTGGTTCTATTATCGGACTGAAAGCCGTTTCATCACATTGATCTGAAAGTTTACAGAACAGCTAGAAAGAAGTCGCAGCATTACCAGGCTGCGACTTCTTTTTTTTAACCCCAATGGCGGTATGCTTCCTCACAGGTGTCTTACTATCGTGCATATCCACGTGTGCATTTACGAGCATCTCATATTGACCACTTAAAATCCACATTATGAAGAAAAGTCTATTAATGGCTGGCTTGTGCCTGCTTACATCAGCGGCCTGCAACAAAAGCCCGCTGACTCCATTGGAACAGCCCAAAGGGGAGATTGGCACAGTTTCCTCGGCCGCCCTTACCAATTACATGACTGTTACCATCAAAAACGTAAAGAGTGACAAGTTCCTCGAGGTAGCAGGCAATCCTGTACAAAATGCCAAATTCAAAGACAATGCGCTACTACAACAATGGCAGACTTCCATCTCCGGATCGGACATTGACAGATGGCAGAAATGGCACCTGATCTATCAGACGACCGTCAACGGTACGAAGTATTACCACATCCGTAATCTCCATAGTGGTAAACTGATGGATGTACCCGCCGGTACCGGCACTTCCGGCGCTGTACTACAACAATATGCGGCGTTTCCTTTACTGGCCGACCAGCAACTATGGCGGCTTACTGATCTCGGGAACGGCCAATTCAGGATCGTCAATAAAGGTAATGGTCTGTCTTTGTCTGTCGCTGGTGGTGCTACCGGCAACGGCGCCCAGGTCATCCAGGAAACCACTGCCAGTAATAGCCGGCAATACTGGACAATCACTGAAATTACACCAGACACCTACCGTGATGATGAAGTCGTACGTTTCTTTAACAGGAACAGCGCCAGCCTGGGATCTGCTGCATTTGACCAGGGAAACACGATCCCGCTGACCTGGAGCAGTAACAACGGGAAGGTACTCTGGGTGACCCAGGACGCCTGGGATGGGTCTCAGGTACAGTCTAACGGATTATTCAACTGTGGCGCTTTTCACAGCTATAGTAACTCCGTCTTTATCCAGCCGGCTAAAACCAACTGGAATCCTAACAGCGCACCCAATATGACCATCAATACCAGTACCTCCGGTAAGCCTAAACAGATATTCAACATACAACCAGGCACTACCTGGACATGGTCAGGCCCGGGCATTGAAATAGGAGATAAGGTATATGTACAGTGCGGAGAGGGAAATGGACTGAATGCCACCGGCCAGTCGCTTTACAGGCTCACCCAAAGCACAGGCACCCAGTGGACCGCAGAGCGTACCCTGCCCAATGCACTGAATAGCCAGACGACCATCAACTATTCTACTGGTATGGTGAAACCAGGCGACGGATACGTATACGCCTATGGTAGTGAAGCCGTTTTCTTCGGCTATGGCAGTTACATACACGTGGCCAGATTCCCTGAATCCAACCCTATGCAATGGGAATATTATAATGGCAGTACCTGGACATCAACACCCACTCCCGGTGAGAGCTCCAAGCTCGCAGACGCAAGAGGAAGCAATAGTGTGGCTTACCTGAATGGCAAATATATTCTGATGACGATGGACCAGGGCTTTAACTGTGACCCTGACAGAAACATCTACATCGCAACGGCCACTTCCCCCACCGGACCGTTCACGCCTCAGGTACTGGTGTACACGATCAAAGAATATTTCAAAGAACAATACACCCGCTACTATACGCCTGTTATTCATCCTGAGTTTGTCAACGGCCGGAATGAATTGCTGCTCACCTACAGCGTAAACTTCTCGGCCTGTGGCCTGGACGGATGTGAGGGTTCTTATCTTGATCCTTACTATTACCGCCTGAAAGGAATCAGAGTTCCCTATTCCAAGATCGGATTGTAAGTATCCGGTGTTTATCAGACAGACCCGGTCCGTCGCAGCTGGCGGTGATCACACTGCCAGCTGTTTATGCCTCTCATCGTTCAGTTTCTTATCTGATAATGTTCAGCTCCTGTTCCCCATAATGTAATCATTCGCAGCATTTCAATTCGTAATTCCCGATGCCTGATTTTTATCTGGTGCCTGCACAAGGGCTTTTCCGGTAGTATCGGTATGGAAGTCCCGTATTGCCTAATTTTTCCGGGTACTAAGAAATTTGTGCTAAAACGATTACATTAGCTGGCAGTTAGAATTAGCGATGCGACAAGATTATTCCACGTATACCGATGAAGAGGTATTCCTTCTTGTTAAAAAGGGGGACAACGACGCATTCGGAGAGATATTCAGGCGCTTCTGGCAGGAACTGCTGGATGCAGCATACAGGCGCGTAAAAGTACAGGAAACAGCCATGGAAATGGTACAGAGCTTACTGGTCAACCTGTATATCAAAAGAGATAAGATAGTACTCAGCTCATCTCTCCGTAATTATCTGCATATATCACTGAAAAATAAAGTACTGAACGCAATACGGGCTGAAGTGGTCCGCAACGGCTACCAGCAGCATGCATTGGCGGAGCGTAATGTTTACCAGCCTGATGCCGCGACTGCCCTGCAACTTAAAGAACTGCAGGAACAAATCGATGCGTCCTGTGCGGAAATGCCGGAGAAATGCCGGGAGGTGTTCTACCTGAGCAGGAAGGAACACCTGTCTTATCAGCATATTGCACAACGCCTTGGGATCTCAGTCAATACCGTGGAGAAACACATGGTAAAAGCCCTGAAAATATTGCGTTCACGCCTGAAAGAATACAACTTCACCCTGTTCTGGTTGTTAGTTATCGTGCTGCTTGGATGGGAAATCTTTTCTAAATTTTGAAACACAATGGCGGTAAGACATTTTTCAGGTGTCTAATGTTATAGAAACTATGGACATAAGCAACACCAGATTAAAGGAATTATTAGATAAATATCTAGAAGGAACTGCCTCTGCGGCGGAAATCCGGGAGATAGACGAATGGTATGGCGCTTTCGAATCACATCCCGGGCTGACAGACCAGTTAAATGCAGGTCAGCGTATGGCGCTGGAGCAACTGCTTTTCTCCCGGATCAGCCGGGAGATCGGTCATGCTCCATCCGGATTGAGAACCGTACATGCCCGTGCCCGGTATTGGTGGGCTGCAGCTGCAATCGCCATTTTACTTGCTGCTGGTGGTGGTTTCTGGATGATAGATCGCACACGTCTTCAGCATAACACGCCGGTCATGG
The DNA window shown above is from Chitinophaga agri and carries:
- a CDS encoding DMT family transporter produces the protein MNWILLIIGGLFEVGFTFCLGKAKDATGDASYWWYAGFVVSLFGSMYLLLKATQTLPLGTAYAVWTGIGAVGTVLVGILVFKEPATFLRILFITTLIGSIIGLKAVSSH
- a CDS encoding RICIN domain-containing protein — encoded protein: MKKSLLMAGLCLLTSAACNKSPLTPLEQPKGEIGTVSSAALTNYMTVTIKNVKSDKFLEVAGNPVQNAKFKDNALLQQWQTSISGSDIDRWQKWHLIYQTTVNGTKYYHIRNLHSGKLMDVPAGTGTSGAVLQQYAAFPLLADQQLWRLTDLGNGQFRIVNKGNGLSLSVAGGATGNGAQVIQETTASNSRQYWTITEITPDTYRDDEVVRFFNRNSASLGSAAFDQGNTIPLTWSSNNGKVLWVTQDAWDGSQVQSNGLFNCGAFHSYSNSVFIQPAKTNWNPNSAPNMTINTSTSGKPKQIFNIQPGTTWTWSGPGIEIGDKVYVQCGEGNGLNATGQSLYRLTQSTGTQWTAERTLPNALNSQTTINYSTGMVKPGDGYVYAYGSEAVFFGYGSYIHVARFPESNPMQWEYYNGSTWTSTPTPGESSKLADARGSNSVAYLNGKYILMTMDQGFNCDPDRNIYIATATSPTGPFTPQVLVYTIKEYFKEQYTRYYTPVIHPEFVNGRNELLLTYSVNFSACGLDGCEGSYLDPYYYRLKGIRVPYSKIGL
- a CDS encoding RNA polymerase sigma-70 factor encodes the protein MRQDYSTYTDEEVFLLVKKGDNDAFGEIFRRFWQELLDAAYRRVKVQETAMEMVQSLLVNLYIKRDKIVLSSSLRNYLHISLKNKVLNAIRAEVVRNGYQQHALAERNVYQPDAATALQLKELQEQIDASCAEMPEKCREVFYLSRKEHLSYQHIAQRLGISVNTVEKHMVKALKILRSRLKEYNFTLFWLLVIVLLGWEIFSKF